The following nucleotide sequence is from Acyrthosiphon pisum isolate AL4f chromosome A2, pea_aphid_22Mar2018_4r6ur, whole genome shotgun sequence.
ttaactgTTCCATACATTTCGTTATATTTTGCGTTTCTTTTTAACTAATTTGATAAAAACGCGTACACACAATTTAGTAGGtagatactttatttttatatactccTCGTTATTTGGTTAGGAAGTCGAATATCAAAACTTCCAAGTCACTCGTGGTTGCCCGTCTGTtgtcggtaaaaaaaaataagccttcttggtttatttttctttcacaAAAGTTTAGGAAACCTTGACTATTGCGGATCGTACCAGTTACCGTTTACCACCTATATGGgctaaatatagtttaaaactcAAACGATTTGTTTCGTTTGGGACATAGTTTTGAACAGaacaaaaccgaaaaaaaaacaacaaaaaaacgtCGTTTAACATCGTTTTAAACGATCaacaaaacatgtttaaaaatgtatgttttatacatCATAACAACCCCGACGAACACACGATCGGCTGCCGGGagaggaattttttttttagcgcaCAAACCGcgaacaacaacaatattgttatgtgtaacaacaataatattataatgcaacgaaataataataatacacacaatgCGCGCGTATTGTCGGCGGCcctccttaattttttttttccacattTGCCCGCACGCGCCACGACGCGTTATTCGATACACGATCGTGTGTGGTTCGGTtaccacattttattttttgtttagcaGTTTAACATTGAATTTCGTGTGATCATCATCACCATGGACGAATAACGTCTGCGCCGGGTCTGTCTCTCGCCTGCGTCTCTCCGGAAACACGCGCAccgcaataataattttgtgatatcgttttttcgtttataataatataaaaacaaacagtAACGGTTTAACCGATCAGACCCTTCGGTATCACAAACGAGACGGCAATAATATTGTTCGCGACTTGCCGTGTAGTGTAGTGTGTACCGCCAGACCCAGCGACGACCAGAAAAATGCCTTACTTCCAGGTCAACAGAAAACTCCTGTTGATGAAAATTCACTATTTTTTAGGAATCGGAGGTGAgcacattatgataatattatatacctgtacaCGGAGGTTTTAAAGCGACGACggaatgacaataatattacaatgttatgTTCGAACGCTAATGATATTGTGTGCGTCTTATAACTATCGCACGTTGGATAGGTCACTGCCATTTTAGTTgtgcaacataatattaggtactgcACCTATTATCATACacgttcaattaattattatatcgtgtcattattatttctgACAAAGTACAGAAACATGTTTACCACTCTGcaatatattatgcagataATATGCTAATTCGAAAAATGTTCAACGCTCACAATAAACTGCGAATTACGTGTTAATTgtgagatttttatttttaatctatacaaaaaaaattgaatataaattatatatttttatgatcacCTATACTTCGTGATTTAGAAAATCGAAAAACATTTAGGTATATACGAGTTGACGTTTTTGGATTGAaatagaatgttttttttttatcaaattccaCACTTATCACATACCATATGGAGGTAggaaatcaaacaaaatatgtgattatgtaataattataataaaaaaaatttagcgtgtgaggattttttttttgaactagcTAGGTACCACCTACACACTCagtaataaatatgtatcataatttttaatatcaaaggtgctggaatataatattatgtgttggaTGTGTCCATTGACATacctaacattatatttaatcggTTCCGTAATAATCTTATCGaagttttttattcaatagaaTCGTTTGTTTctttatacaaaacaatatgcatacttaaacataataatataaacttggcAGACCTTGCAGTGAATAATAGCTGTATAACGTATAGGCGTATAacgttaaaatgtaatcaataccATAAAATGGAGTTATTACATGGTCTTTGAGGTGAATCGGGtcaaaaactttgtttttttactatttttgactCGAGTGAATTAAGTAGATATCAGTCATAAACAATTTTCAGTATTCATCGTCTTATTTAccgaaacatttaaattaaattaatattctacagGATATCGGAAAATCTATTGGTTTTATCATCAAATTGTAACATCGACATCgctatcaacataatattattaattgtgtactTTCTGTgtttctctttctctctctctctctcactctttATTtagcgttaaaaaatatattttataacttttaaaatattttgttgaagtgggtataacatttttaaaaacatattaatatattacaatacaattacaACTGTGTTAAGAGCTCCAGTAGTCAGCTTGCACCGAAATtgaccaaaaatataatatataacttgttCGATTTgcacaaactttttttaaatttgtaattttcaaaatgaagaaaaattttctaaatttaaattgattattcttTCGATAGTACGTGCAGGTGCTTTAGCAATAACTGAGGCTcgcatttatttgtataaaaaaatcaaactatgtaaatatatatattactatgtaataaaaaataaaaaaggtgggtaagtggaggtcgctctgctgtacagtaggttacaagtgggtcactgtataatggatagtattaaatttgaattcaatgatataatatcactgtataagaaaaacgattctgagcggagacggtttgtcagtctagatattagacatacatattataggtatacttatctatagtattattaataattttcaaattaaccatatcacaatatccattaggtaacgcgttatacctcaacaacaaaccgtggtactatcatatatatatataatagtatactttagaagttacaAGTACCCACATATATATTATANNNNNNNNNNNNNNNNNNNNNNNNNNNNNNNNNNNNNNNNNNNNNNNNNNNNNNNNNNNNNNNNNNNNNNNNNNNNNNNNNNNNNNNNNNNNNNNNNNNNNNNNNNNNNNNNNNNNNNNNNNNNNNNNNNNNNNNNNNNNNNNNNNNNNNNNNNNNNNNNNNNNNNNNNNNNNNNNNNNNNNNNNNNNNNNNNNNNNNNNNNNNNNNNNNNNNNNNNNNNNNNNNNNNNNNNNNNNNNNNNNNNNNNNNNNNNNNNNNNNNNNNNNNNNNNNNNNNNNNNNNNNNNNNNNNNNNNNNNNNNNNNNNNNNNNNNNNNNNNNNNNNNNNNNNNNNNNNNNNNNNNNNNNNNNNNNNNNNNNNNNNNNNNNNNNNNNNNNNNNNNNNNNNNNNNNNNNNNNNNNNNNNNNNNNNNNNNNNNNNNNNNNNNNNNNNNNNNNNNNNNNNNNNNNNNNNNNNNNNNNNNNNNNNNNNNNNNNNNNNNNNNNNNNNNNNNNNNNNNNNNNNNNNNNNNNNNNNNNNNNNNNNNNNNNNNNNNNNNNNNNNNNNNNNNNNNNNNNNNNNNNNNNNNNNNNNNNNNNNNNNNNNNNNNNNNNNNNNNNNNNNNNNNNNNNNNNNNNNNNNNNNNNNNNNNNNNNNNNNNNNNNNNNNNNNNNNNNNNNNNNNNNNNNNNNNNNNNNNNNNNNNNNNNNNNNNNNNNNNNNNNNNNNNNNNNNNNNNNNNNNNNNNNNNNNNNNNNNNNNNNNNNNNNNNNNNNNNNNNNNNNNNNNNNNNNNNNNNNNNNNNNNNNNNNNNNNNNNNNNNNNNNNNNNNNNNNNNNNNNNNNNNNNNNNNNNNNNNNNNNNNNNNNNNNNNNNNNNNNNNNNNNNNNNNNNNNNNNNNNNNNNNNNNNNNNNNNNNNNNNNNNNNNNNNNNNNNNNNNNNNNNNNNNNNNNNNNNNNNNNNNNNNNNNNNNNNNNNNNNNNNNNNNNNNNNNNNNNNNNNNNNNNNNNNNNNNNNNNNNNNNNNNNNNNNNNNNNNNNNNNNNNNNNNNNNNNNNNNNNNNNNNNNNNNNNNNNNNNNNNNNNNNNNNNNNNNNNNNNNNNNNNNNNNNNNNNNNNNNNNNNNNNNNNNNNNNNNNNNNNNNNNNNNNNNNNNNNNNNNNNNNNNNNNNNNNNNNNNNNNNNNNNNNNNNNNNNNNNNNNNNNNNNNNNNNNNNNNNNNNNNNNNNNNNNNNNNNNNNNNNNNNNNNNNNNNNNNNNNNNNNNNNNNNNNNNNNNNNNNNNNNNNNNNNNNNNNNNAgttcttataggataatctacctttatcaaaaaaaaatatctataagaaactcaaattaaatttttatgagcgtttgaaattcatatttttacaacatttggtaaattactcgatttcttacgtaacgattttcttatagatatttttttttgataaaggtagattatcctataaggaatcttgtattacattttaaaatcttagttctaaaaagaaaaaaatttacgaattataaactcaaaataattagctaattttcgtgatttttccatattttgtcaatttttaaactttaaatgccaataaaaaaaaactgtgactaaggatttttaatatttttcaaatgtcattgtaattatatagtaggagccttgtattaaattttcaagtatttttactcaacaaataaagtattattgacattcatagaaataaaaactaattaaattggaaactgaaattgtccgtaaacagctcaaaacaaatcaaaatattttgaaaattttatcatgtatagaaaatggaaatatagacaaccagtgaaaatttcatgtatctacagtcattcgttttaatgttacaccaaaaaccaaaatcaattttctcgaaaacagattttgcgtaaaaattcccatttttccttaatttttcttttgtttttcacggcgcttttgaaaactattggaaaaatgttacttttgaccccccaaagtaccaactagattcactttcctatcagaaaagatactgttgaagaaaatccaagcacttttactgtcctaaaggtgatgacagacacaaaataaaaaaaaataaaaaacacacatcattgtaaaatcaatacattcatcattccactcagaatctaaaaatatggtagtttaaaaaatacaaaaaataatgtaaaaagtaaaattcgtactattatgattaaattctgtgtaagtacctacaacaGGTACCCAGCCCGAGTGAGTGAAAACATTATAGCCACTTTGATCTGTTATCTCGCCGCCAtccataataacaaatatatcgCAATAATAGTTCGACTGCAGCTCTCggaaataatttacaaacggTACCTACCATAGGAATTTATTACACAATGTgggttatttaaaaactaataatcaaaCCGATACAATATCAAGAGGTTTAATAATGACCACCGTGGGTTCTTTGTTTTTGTTCGTCGTAATTCGATTTACAGatatattagaaaatttaattaaaaaatttgtgccAAGACAAGTGCCCGATGTAAATGTCAAAAACTCTAATTCacattaatatatcatatcacATGTGCactctttttcaaataatttattattatacaaattacaaaataaacggTTATTATCGCTTATACATATACTTGCTgtcatatatatacttaaatatacctaaacttattaactgcataatattacaatcaataACAAAATGTCTGATAAGTAAACTGTGTCACTGTAGGCAACCTGTTGGACAAGCAGGCCGctgtgtattttataaataaaagttgttctctctctatatacatattatttaaaaaataattactgctGTCACTTAtactattttgaattattatattattacaatattatttattttgtggtaCGATTTCTCCGttgaactgtataatattatatagctcaaTGGTATTTcccgatatatattttatcaacatgGACGGCGGCGAGATAACGAACCTAAGTAGTATGAAGTTTTCAGAATCCCGGGCggcgatataataattatcaaatacctATCAAACCATTACTAAATCTTACTCTGAACCTTGATTGCAAtctttatacataggtactcaaATTGTCAAAGTTACATTCTCTACCTGTCTACGGTTAAACGATTTGGACTTAATACAGTTTTGTACTGATTAAAAGAACGCTCGACTTTAACGGATAGGTGCACATTTTATAGTAAACTGCAAAGTCGAAATGAGTGAAAAAAATTTTCAGGGTGTTTTCGAAATTTTGTttagcaaattaaaaaaaaacactataattttagtTACCGCTGTTGTGGTGCAAATCACGTGGTAAGAATaagtttataatgtaaaataaacggGTTACCTTATATAAATCGGTACAATTAAGGtgtcaatgtttaaaaaaaaatatttatagaaaaagtagctaggtataatatgtgtttcgGGAGACTTGTtgcatttcattaaatataaagatCTTATTTTACTAGAGAACATCTGAAATGTATCCAATAGTTATccgattttattgatattagtaTGCACACATGTCATTAACCTGTCGTCAGTTCACGTCATAATATGTTTTGCAACACGATTGATTACGCTGTGAGCTCGCaagttcctttttttttttatcatttttaattgctCGATCAAACTTTAATATCTAATCGTGCAaagtgatataaatattattattcttaacgaaaaagtaaaaatatttttttttatgtacctacctactacctataaataattttatcaaaaaaattgaaaaattgaaattttatttactttctgTAATTTGGTATTTATCATTATAGGCTGCAGGATATACGCGTGTGCTCGCTGTGTGCACCTTGCACTTTGTAGTACTTACATCGATATTTCGGCTTGGCCAAACAATAACTACTCGGAAACGACAAAATAATAGTGCTATcattaatgttttgtaaatatttgtaattaattgttattttagtatCAGACTAATTCCACACATGTCACATTTTATACGACTGACGCTCGATTTGTGTTTGCAGTGTGAGCGCAATGTGTGGGCACAGATGACGGTTTGAACAcgtatgaataatatgtatattacccatgtacatttatgtatatttaaattcaaaatcgtatattatattaatatctcgtattaaaaattgtaatattaaaaaaaaaataattaaaaattagtgggGTAGACTGCAGTATTAGGTTCCAATATTAGCATCGTAAAGAGTTGAAAGCAACGATTATAAATCAAATCACTAAACGTAAGACACAATTATCAACGATGTTCGTTAATCctttgcataatttttttttaattttcttaatttttccgCTCACGAGGAAATAGGAAAATACTGagctaaaacaaaataacctCTTAGGAATTAAGACCATCCGCTGACAAAGTGACATGATTTTTAGTCGATAGACATTAGGCAGTGTACTTTTTTTAagcgatatatttattttattctgtttttacaattttaaaatcagatatttatattttaataattaattttgttgccATTCTTGTGTTActacatacattttgaaaatattttattaaataatattgaaggtCATCATTTTACATATTGCACCTCTAAAACAAGACTACCACatctcaaaattaattaatattgagttATGACTACTttcaaatagtaataattttgaacgccacattcaatattatttttcattttgcaACCAAAAATATGTATCAGTGAtgagttattcaatttttagataatttttaatgtacctacatataagagtcatatattttactttatatggcagaatattttgtgatttaatttcataattcaagACTGCCAAGAATTGTGTCGTTCTTTTGCTAAATAAAGTCATTTTTGTACAAGTCTGGggaagttaatgataatttttaactgagttaagttaagttaaaagttatatgaacattttcaattaacttattaacttaagttaagctaagttattttttttttttaatatctatataaatactcGGTAATTtggcttaaaataataaaaattataaatatttttgaacacaggaaatagccaatagcttttctatacataggtaccgaattaatagaattatgtagtaggtacgaaaagcatacaaaatttaaaatgccggAACAAATACaatcttttgatttattattacagataagtattatacgtattatacacaGACCAAGTTTCCAGTTAGTGTAGAATGAATGTATAgagagaattaaaaattataaattctataatttaataatttaatcaaaaaaaataaaaacaaaagtatttCACTGGACACTGATAATCACATCATAGTTACACAAAAACTGAAACACGGTATTGTAAGTCTTGCGTGCTGTTCTCTAGTAGAGAACGAAAAGTGAACCAGTGTGGGCTATGATTATTTTGTCTATTGACAATATTGaccgtttataaatataaacatttgaaatttaaatatacatgagAATAAcccaattagttttaatttaaaaataacctatttatgccaaaaatatttaacattatgttCTTgagaattgtacatttttgatttgtatctatatcaataaaattaaataatatcatatatcttattagttattagtatttattaattattattattacaatatgtccATATGTCACAGTATGGTATGAtatatctttattctttatacaTAAGACGcacctatatgttataataatataattggctattgctatatctatatgtatttaattgagTTATTTTTCTTGAAGAATTCTGGTTAATGgaacaagaaattaatttaactatatttgtaattccctattctagtaaatggttatgtagtatcaatattttttatttttattatatttattatttaattatttataaattaacttaacttgaatttgattaaaagtaattcgttatttattaagtttatatcaattaaaataagttaagttaaaaattaagttaatgaaaattaaattttaaaaaattaggttaaaagttaaaattaacttaacttttaacttatcttttaactttttaacgcgtcTATGCCCAGGCTTGTTTTTGTATGATATCGTTAAGTGGAAAACAGCAACGTCAGTCTTGTATTCtcaaatagacattttttactACCTAGTCTCAAAATATGGCAGCAGTCTTGCATTCACATCACAAATCGTAAAATTCCACAAGTCTAACTTTTTGGGTTTAAGAGAGAGTTTTTCATGATATTTAAAAGGACGCCGGGCAggattatattgatattattatttttaagttagctacgattgtttcaaaatatactCAAAATGTACTGTTTAAAAATGGTCATGACTCgcttcttaataaaaatatcaataaaatcctCCAAGTTGCCtaagataataatcttatttttaaattgtataagataaTTTAGATTCACACTCGTGTTACATCACGTTttattgtgaacgtaaaatttaccatattgtacatttgtaaggcGGATACGACAAATGcccgtgtggcgtcctcttaataataaagtcacataatatgtaacgtatatttttaagaatatattatatttttagtttctaatgcataaataaaaaactctttaaaatatcttatagttttaaacataaaattgatttttctcaAAACTATTCATTTTAGCAGTGTTGGGAGTATCTAaacttaagttaaaagttactgtaacgaaattactttttaagtaaattgatggtaatttaattacattttacctactgtaagtaattttaagttacttttatgcagtagttattactaaataagccgttactttttttttgatttaatacacTTTTAGaacgtattgataatattatgtataaatattaaaatatatgatataatttataagtaggtagagCTAGGATTTTGgtgacttttgcattttttgcttTAAGTGCTATATAGTTCtaacaaaaaactaaatttgtttcGTGATATAACAATCTAGAATGTGTAATTTTTACtttgcatttttttgaattttttgaatttttttgaaatgcaaacattttttgaaatgcatatcattatatttctaataatattcattttgtttatttaaactaatttttgtttattttaagcttttttagtatgtgttgtatacctatataatttttattttgtcatttgtcagaaatgcattttattgtatttttaagattatttttacataatattacaaattttacgttcgttttgtatacctatttaaactaatttttgtttattttaagcttttttaatatgtgttgtacctacttatatgtaagataataatatttattttaaaaataaatgtttttcgctcatctaagtacattttttggagtttttaggttattattttttttttttttttagtgcatttttgtgtatttttcagGTCATTAAGATCCTAGCTCTACTTgtgagtattataatttatatgtaagaTTATCttaactgtaatatttttttttatagctattgACTATTAAagtcaattaaaatgttacttttagaacggaattcatatattatttactctgTGTTGTATCGTCGTGGACGGCTCACGGCTCACTTAATGAGTATTAAGCTCCAgtgatatttttggaaaaaaaaataacttttataattgtaattaagttactttttaaactcaaaagtaaCATAACGTAActtaaccaaataaaaaaaagtaacttaaaaataatttagttacaatTCATTGTGATAAGGAATtagaaatgtaatttaattacctaccaaaaataagtaacttcccCAACACTGTATTTTGAGTTGTGACAGTCTTGTATTCTAGAGCTAGGTGTGATATTGAGATTTaccaatcaatattataatgacttaatctttatttttatttttgttcaggTTATGCACCGTTTTCTCCATTTTTGACGACGATATCAAAACAACGTGGTTATTCTGCATTCATTGTTGGTTTAATATTCATGCTACAACCCATTCCTGGCATGCTGATAAGACCAATCGTTGGTGCCGTTACAGATAAATACAAGTGTCGCCGGTCGGTGTTTATTGCGAGTTCAATAATCACGTTTTTATTGGTATGTTTATTATCGATAATTCCTGGTACGACGGCAAAAGAGGAAATGAACGATTTGGACGCGATCAAGTCACCACTGTTTTGGatgttttttattacaattgcCTTGATCAACACGGACGGAACAGTGAAAAGTGTTTTAGAGGATACGATTTGTATGgatttattaggtaaaaaaaaaatactgttcttttattaaattatcgatACGAAAATGTGTGGaacaatttacttaatttacttTTGGGAGGTAACAGCagatgtacaatgtacatggaaccataatataatatttatttttatcctgaTCTCACAgagtcactataatataatattgtaaacgtttaatattaatatgttctgaaaaactaaaattgttgtgTAGGTGGTTAAGTTGGTTTACCTATTAGTAGTAGAGTACTACTGTTGCTttcattatattacaaaatcaaaaaaaggtgggtaagtggatgtcgctctgctgtacagtaggttacaagtgggtcactgtataatggatagtattaaatttgaattcaatgatataatatcactgtataagaaaaacgattctgagcggagacggtttgtcagtctaggtattagacatacctattataggtatacttacctatagtattaaaaaaaattgacctataataggtacctatcaataataaactccaaattaatcatatcacaatatccattaggtaacgcgtgatacatcaacaacaaaccgtggtactatcatagatatataatagtatactttagaagtttcaagtacccacaaataatattatacaatcacaacaaaatatctaaaatagttattccaggttttttaatatgtaatttcgtctaaatttgaacttaaaattactataaaaataaactgtgcttatgtacttcttagaatttttggtaacagaattaaatatttacgtggaatcttgttttaaattttcaatccttagatataaaagttgaacattttataaatttttaactacaaaataattattcaattttaaatttgataaattttgtcaaaatttcaactttaaatgcttataaaaaataattgagcctatgtatttttaatatttttaatattatttttattttattattattatatttttcaactgcttttgtaacaatgtatcaggagccttttattaattttttacacttttaatacccaatagataaaactttattgatatttatagaaaaaaaaaactaaaaaaattgaagacttacaatgtccgtaaacagctcaaaaagagtcaaattattttcaaaattttatcgtatatataaaatgctaatataaacattcagtgaaattttcaagtttctacagtcattcgttttttaattacaacaaagtaAGAAAAttgtctcatgagaaatcgagcacaaatatcaaatgttataaaaatatgtatttcaaacgctcataaaaatttaatttgactttacttatagacattttttttttgataaaggtagattatcctataggaatctgtatacattttagaatctagttctaaaaagaaaaatttttacgaattataagctcaacataattaggtaattttcgtgatttttccatattttgtcaatttttgaactttaaatgctaataaaaaaaaattgtgactaaggatttttaatatttttcaaatgtcattgtaacaatatagtaggagccttgtattaaattttcaagtatttttacttaacaaataaagttttattgacattcatagaaaaaaaaactaattaaattggaaactggaattgtccgtaaacagctcaaaacaaatcaaaatattttgaaaaatttatcatgtatagaaaatggaaatataaacaaccagtgaaaatttcatgtatctacagtcattcgttttaatgttacaccaaaaaccaaaatccattttctcgaaaacagattttgcgtaaaaattcccgtttttccttaatttttcttttgtttttcacggcgcttttgaaaactattggaaaaatgttacttttgaccccccaaagtaccaactaaaaggtacctaaaaggtgatgacagtcacaaaaaaaaagaaaaaagaaaaaaagaaacacacatcattgtaaaatcaatacattcatcgttccactcagaatctaaaacacacatcattgtaaaatcaatacattcatcattccactcagaatctaaaatgataactcataatatgatttataagatagtttttctttacgctcaagaaaattgctggggaaatttaaaataatacatcaaagtaaaaacctcattcaaaaattatttttcgtccGAAAATgaacttaatttagatacttcATGTGCATGTCGTAGACGTTAaccaaaattgaaatatattgaaaaaaacaatgttcAATATTTGCAAACAATTTTGTGACATACTTTTGAAGaagatttaattgtattaattgatcCGTTCGCATAATACTCAATGGacatgttttcaaattaaataaatagtaaaataca
It contains:
- the LOC100574372 gene encoding uncharacterized protein LOC100574372, whose protein sequence is MPYFQVNRKLLLMKIHYFLGIGGYAPFSPFLTTISKQRGYSAFIVGLIFMLQPIPGMLIRPIVGAVTDKYKCRRSVFIASSIITFLLVCLLSIIPGTTAKEEMNDLDAIKSPLFWMFFITIALINTDGTVKSVLEDTICMDLLGKKKILFFY